A stretch of Alphaproteobacteria bacterium DNA encodes these proteins:
- a CDS encoding RidA family protein: protein MEIERKIEAMGIELPAYGAGTYYGAKYGKMKPFHRSGNLLVLSGQVPELSDGTALHPGRVGAEVTVAEAYAAARQTAINCLAGIKQAVGDLDNVVALVRTLNFVVCAPGFTDPNLVSSGLSDLFAEIFGPERGIGCRATIGVMALAKNHCFETWMDLEVR from the coding sequence ATGGAGATCGAGCGGAAGATCGAGGCGATGGGAATCGAGCTGCCGGCCTATGGCGCCGGCACTTATTACGGCGCCAAGTACGGCAAGATGAAGCCCTTCCACCGGAGCGGAAATCTTCTGGTCCTTTCCGGTCAAGTGCCGGAACTTTCCGATGGGACGGCACTCCATCCCGGCCGCGTCGGCGCCGAAGTCACGGTCGCCGAAGCCTATGCGGCCGCCCGCCAGACCGCGATCAACTGCCTCGCCGGGATAAAACAGGCCGTGGGTGATCTCGACAACGTCGTGGCACTCGTGCGGACCCTCAACTTCGTCGTCTGCGCGCCCGGCTTCACCGACCCCAATCTCGTCTCGAGCGGGTTAAGCGACCTGTTTGCCGAAATCTTCGGCCCCGAGCGCGGGATCGGCTGCCGGGCCACGATCGGCGTCATGGCGCTCGCCAAGAACCATTGCTTCGAAACCTGGATGGACCTCGAGGTCCGTTGA